A stretch of the Bacillus anthracis str. Vollum genome encodes the following:
- the aspS gene encoding aspartate--tRNA(Asn) ligase, translating into MGQIMKRSLTKECTEKSGKVVSLQGWVKKIRHLGNVSFLLLRDRTGVIQCVLENEFAGFKVDVESIVHVIGEIVETSKTELGVEVLAHEVKILNGAEPLPFEINKKKLQVGLDQLLNERVLSLRHERTTAIFKVKSTLVQSFSELLIENDFTRIFTPKIVSQGAEGGANVFKLPYFQKEAYLAQSPQFYKQMMVAGGLERVFEIAPVYRAEHHNSSRHLNEYISLDVELGFIHDFHEVMQLETDVLRYMFQQVAKNCEKELQLLQIEVPVITEIPKITLLEAQEILKSKYCKESPVGDLDTEGEKLLGKYVKETYKSEFVFITHYPKEARPMYTMPNNENSAITDSFDLLYKGLEITSGAQRIHNYEMLLDSFKEKGLHPDKFQSYLNTFRYGCPPHGGFGIGLERIVYKLLELSNVREASAFPRDCTRLIP; encoded by the coding sequence ATGGGGCAAATCATGAAACGTTCACTCACAAAAGAATGTACGGAGAAAAGCGGAAAGGTTGTATCACTTCAAGGCTGGGTAAAAAAGATTCGTCATCTAGGTAATGTTAGTTTTTTATTATTACGGGACAGAACAGGAGTCATTCAATGTGTATTAGAAAACGAATTCGCTGGATTCAAAGTTGATGTAGAAAGTATTGTTCACGTAATTGGTGAAATAGTTGAAACGTCAAAAACAGAATTAGGCGTAGAAGTACTTGCTCACGAAGTGAAAATTTTAAATGGAGCAGAGCCTCTTCCGTTTGAAATAAATAAAAAGAAGTTACAAGTTGGTTTAGATCAACTACTTAATGAGCGAGTATTATCATTAAGACATGAGCGAACCACGGCGATATTTAAAGTGAAATCTACACTCGTTCAGAGCTTTAGTGAATTACTTATAGAGAACGATTTCACACGTATATTTACTCCGAAAATTGTTTCACAAGGGGCAGAAGGAGGAGCGAATGTTTTTAAGCTTCCATACTTCCAAAAAGAAGCTTATTTAGCACAATCACCACAGTTTTATAAACAAATGATGGTAGCTGGGGGACTCGAACGTGTTTTTGAAATTGCACCTGTTTATAGGGCGGAACATCACAATTCTTCCCGTCATTTAAATGAATATATATCGTTAGACGTAGAGCTTGGCTTTATTCATGATTTTCATGAAGTGATGCAATTAGAAACAGATGTTTTACGATATATGTTTCAACAAGTAGCAAAAAACTGTGAGAAAGAACTACAACTATTACAAATAGAAGTACCTGTTATTACTGAAATACCGAAAATCACATTGTTAGAAGCACAAGAAATCTTGAAAAGTAAGTATTGTAAAGAATCTCCTGTAGGGGATTTAGATACAGAAGGTGAAAAGTTACTAGGGAAATATGTGAAGGAAACATATAAGAGTGAATTTGTTTTTATTACACATTATCCGAAAGAAGCGAGACCGATGTATACGATGCCGAATAACGAGAATTCGGCTATTACTGATTCGTTCGACTTACTATATAAAGGATTAGAAATAACATCAGGAGCACAGCGAATTCATAATTATGAAATGTTACTAGATTCTTTTAAAGAAAAAGGATTACATCCCGATAAATTTCAATCGTATTTAAATACATTCCGATACGGTTGTCCCCCGCACGGTGGTTTTGGAATTGGCTTAGAGAGAATTGTATATAAACTTTTAGAATTATCGAATGTGAGAGAAGCGAGTGCTTTTCCGAGAGATTGTACGCGTCTTATACCGTAA
- a CDS encoding vWA domain-containing protein has product MLYQTQATQQTPAYIIYLLDVSASMNQMMDAGGEEKRRIDIVTDALSLAIRQMVFRSTKGSRLLPRYKLSILAYSDHVFDLLGGVKTIDEVARLRPLEKIQTHRLTDTAKAFSVVEKLLQKELPNLQDGPAPVVCHMTDGASTGEDPELIVRRIMNMSVPDGNVLIENIFISDEIMQEQITNIKKWEGIMPNTEITDEYGAKLQRLSSPIPQSYREMMTEHGFHIADGAVMMFPGTNADLVSLGFQMSAATPVR; this is encoded by the coding sequence ATGTTATATCAAACTCAAGCAACACAACAAACACCAGCTTATATAATTTATCTTCTAGATGTAAGCGCATCAATGAACCAAATGATGGATGCAGGCGGAGAAGAAAAAAGAAGAATTGATATTGTAACGGATGCTCTTTCTTTAGCGATTCGCCAAATGGTATTTCGTTCAACAAAAGGTAGTCGCTTGCTTCCAAGATATAAGTTATCTATTTTAGCATATAGCGATCATGTTTTTGATTTATTGGGTGGTGTGAAAACAATAGACGAGGTAGCAAGACTGCGCCCACTAGAAAAAATCCAAACGCATCGTTTAACTGATACAGCAAAAGCTTTCTCTGTAGTAGAGAAGTTATTGCAAAAGGAATTGCCAAATTTACAAGACGGACCAGCTCCTGTTGTTTGTCATATGACAGATGGTGCTTCAACTGGTGAAGATCCAGAATTAATTGTGCGAAGGATTATGAATATGTCTGTACCTGATGGAAATGTACTAATTGAAAATATTTTTATCTCAGATGAAATCATGCAAGAACAAATTACTAATATAAAGAAGTGGGAAGGCATTATGCCAAATACAGAGATTACAGATGAATATGGTGCAAAGTTGCAAAGACTTTCATCGCCTATCCCTCAAAGCTATCGTGAGATGATGACGGAACATGGATTTCATATTGCAGATGGTGCGGTGATGATGTTTCCTGGGACAAATGCGGACTTAGTATCACTTGGATTTCAAATGTCTGCTGCAACGCCGGTTCGATAG
- a CDS encoding protein phosphatase 2C domain-containing protein: MVKYILSQKKETVLQEKKIKHFTYQYSYVRAKETQDLNESGQDFLAFQDNGTSFIFVLCDGVGLSFHGEIAAEFLGMKLLNLFETYQESGWDIAELLNDQLENWIEEASEEVSAFRLPEKTPWLLRDVLEEKRKQGSEAMFIGGKIELIPNQDKAHIAIVTHGDSFVQLFQDKENCSNVMKFERNIEKRWSTQRGIIGGELAVFSKTLSRQEANRIVIHSDGLAPLKQYNFEEVLKEIKRAQNSPTSDDISFLDVSW, translated from the coding sequence ATGGTGAAATATATCCTATCGCAAAAGAAAGAAACGGTATTGCAAGAAAAGAAAATTAAGCATTTTACTTATCAATATAGCTATGTTAGAGCAAAGGAAACGCAGGATTTAAATGAGAGTGGACAGGACTTCCTAGCATTTCAAGATAATGGAACTAGTTTCATATTTGTGTTATGTGATGGTGTAGGGCTGTCTTTTCATGGTGAAATTGCTGCAGAATTTCTAGGTATGAAGTTATTAAACTTGTTTGAAACGTATCAAGAAAGCGGATGGGATATTGCTGAATTATTAAATGATCAGTTGGAAAATTGGATAGAAGAAGCTTCAGAAGAAGTGAGTGCATTTCGATTGCCAGAAAAAACACCATGGTTACTTCGCGATGTATTGGAGGAAAAGCGAAAACAAGGTAGTGAAGCGATGTTTATTGGCGGGAAAATAGAACTTATTCCAAATCAAGATAAAGCACACATAGCGATAGTTACACATGGTGATTCATTTGTACAATTGTTTCAAGATAAGGAGAATTGTTCGAATGTAATGAAGTTTGAGAGAAATATAGAGAAAAGATGGTCTACACAGCGTGGCATTATTGGCGGGGAATTGGCGGTTTTTTCAAAGACATTATCTAGACAAGAAGCTAATCGGATAGTTATTCACTCAGACGGACTTGCACCACTTAAGCAGTATAATTTTGAGGAAGTGTTAAAAGAAATCAAGAGGGCACAAAACTCTCCGACAAGTGATGATATTTCATTTTTAGATGTTTCTTGGTAA
- a CDS encoding EsaB/YukD family protein, translating into MEEIIVTYIKQSNEEIDIAIPNDVKAVQIIEAILHHEKIDEALSSTYEIRVAKDKEEWHSIRNDETLRDNDVWDGQYVMLYKKGSIIPSFEMLPAEEVYNEPVKQDISTSEEDYVWKIIE; encoded by the coding sequence GTGGAAGAGATTATTGTGACATACATAAAACAGTCAAATGAAGAAATTGATATTGCAATTCCAAATGACGTAAAAGCGGTACAAATTATTGAAGCAATTTTACATCATGAAAAAATAGATGAAGCATTGAGCAGTACCTATGAAATTAGAGTGGCAAAAGATAAAGAAGAATGGCATTCTATTCGAAATGATGAAACTTTGCGCGATAATGATGTGTGGGATGGACAATATGTAATGCTATATAAAAAAGGATCGATTATCCCTTCCTTTGAAATGCTACCGGCAGAAGAAGTTTATAATGAACCGGTTAAACAAGATATATCTACTAGTGAAGAAGATTATGTATGGAAAATTATTGAGTAA
- the essC gene encoding type VII secretion protein EssC — MQKSPYFQRSPRVKVDIPTGDVIIHDPPNISEEPKFSIETMLLPAMMTVLTLVLYFVMMKFMKMNSSYMPLMMVSSIPMLGSYVITTMGHFRKKKEHRQMVEQLQTRYLEQIQKHRVELDTLKVEQAKYLITQNPSPLKSVQRIENRESNLWERTPESPDFLDIRIGTGERPFLVELKVPEQKGYEENPLVTEAQNVKRDFNTIPNGHISISLKKNDVIGVVGNKEDRLNFIRIVTTQIMTHHAPNEVKIAAFYHEKEKKQWDWMRWLPHVWDEQRSMRFLSENQQDAQKLAEVLFTPLNMRRIYNSSAQADAKVPLIPMYVFFLSAREFLEDDPLTPMLLREGESVGASTFIFAEQKERLPMECDLVISLNGENGELVETFSSSAENSGTTRASFKVDRLSFERCELGARSIAPIRMKSSTAANIPKVLTFLDLFQAKNMEELQVLERWKENRYPTSLPVPIGVREGSKPVFLNIHDKIEKKGHGPHGLMAGTTGSGKSEVIQSIIAALAATYHPHEMAFMLIDYKGGGMSNTFAGLPHIIASITNLEDPNLIERARISLKAELERRQKLFIQAGNVQHLDEYYETSWREKEPLPHLFIVIDEFAQMKKEQPEFMDELISVAAIGRTLGVHLLLATQKPSGVVNDKIWSNSRFRICLRVQDDADSREMLKIPDASKINVPGRGYLQVGSNEVLELFQSAWSGAPYNPDEEKVLDIVDFTEVKLSGERIKVKKRPKPMTNSPKQLQAFIQYVQSVSEKENIKALPGPWLDPLPEKLLLKEFYAMENWTIADWNKPKEYLQVTVGLIDDVANQAQYPLKLDLQEGHLNIYGMPGTGKTTMLQTIIMSLAVSHTPEEVNFYVIDFGRMFLDFRDLPHIGGIIQEGENEKMKRLFGFLKQEITNRKESFSNIGAKSFSMYNRMVEKKVPAIVVMVDGYMRFKNEFEKENEVLELLLRESSTYGVYFYFSLNQTIDMFDRVRNNIPMALTFELQDGTEYHNLVGRPKFPLIEVPVGRGLMKGQPPELFQAALPFIGESELEYSQQLKTIIQKMNGEWNGEKAKTIPMVPKEIFVEHMVGKLETAQISAGIETEDIRLQSFSLDEMSHIFIGGRIEGGKTSLLQTLLFTTTYQYSPEKVELYLVDLGERPTGILALGDLPHVKKKVTDAIQLKEMLDELLELINNREAVMPTLDPNVTVEFPYKRIIIAIDDIDQMLTVLSTDYEAKNKIELIVQNCKNKGVHFMTAATTSSLNSYSHEKWFAEIRKRSIGYLLGTTQNNDVYFFNMKLPHTEMDQELLSGDGYCIRRKPIKIKCAYTPLHLLRTMIDKISVKWTELKVK, encoded by the coding sequence GTGCAAAAATCACCGTATTTTCAACGCTCTCCGCGTGTGAAAGTAGATATACCAACAGGGGATGTTATTATTCATGATCCGCCGAATATATCGGAGGAGCCGAAGTTTTCAATTGAAACAATGTTACTGCCAGCAATGATGACGGTTTTAACATTGGTATTATATTTTGTAATGATGAAATTTATGAAGATGAATTCAAGTTATATGCCATTAATGATGGTTTCAAGTATTCCAATGTTGGGATCATATGTAATTACAACGATGGGGCATTTCCGTAAAAAGAAAGAACATCGTCAAATGGTTGAACAATTACAAACAAGGTACTTAGAGCAAATTCAAAAGCATCGAGTGGAATTAGATACGTTAAAGGTTGAACAAGCAAAATATTTAATTACACAAAATCCAAGCCCATTAAAAAGTGTACAAAGAATTGAAAATCGGGAAAGTAATTTATGGGAGCGTACACCTGAAAGCCCAGACTTTTTAGATATTCGTATTGGTACAGGAGAAAGACCATTTCTTGTAGAATTAAAGGTGCCTGAACAGAAAGGTTATGAAGAAAATCCATTAGTTACAGAAGCGCAAAATGTGAAAAGGGATTTCAATACGATACCAAATGGGCACATTTCAATTTCTTTGAAAAAAAACGATGTAATTGGTGTAGTCGGAAATAAAGAAGACAGACTAAACTTTATTCGAATTGTAACGACACAAATTATGACGCATCATGCACCAAATGAAGTGAAAATAGCAGCATTTTATCATGAGAAGGAGAAAAAGCAGTGGGATTGGATGAGGTGGCTTCCTCACGTATGGGATGAACAGAGAAGTATGCGCTTTTTATCTGAAAATCAACAAGATGCACAGAAACTAGCTGAAGTACTATTTACCCCACTTAACATGCGTAGAATCTATAATTCTTCTGCGCAAGCGGATGCAAAAGTTCCTTTAATTCCGATGTATGTCTTTTTCTTATCAGCGAGAGAATTTTTAGAAGATGACCCTTTAACTCCAATGTTACTTAGAGAAGGTGAAAGTGTAGGAGCTTCTACATTTATTTTTGCGGAACAAAAGGAACGGCTACCGATGGAATGTGATCTTGTTATAAGTTTAAATGGAGAAAATGGTGAGTTAGTCGAAACGTTTTCAAGTTCAGCTGAGAATAGTGGGACAACGCGTGCTAGTTTTAAAGTAGATCGACTTTCATTCGAACGATGTGAACTAGGAGCGCGAAGCATTGCTCCAATTCGGATGAAAAGCTCTACAGCAGCCAACATTCCGAAAGTATTAACATTTTTAGACTTGTTTCAAGCTAAAAACATGGAAGAGTTACAAGTGCTAGAGCGCTGGAAAGAAAATCGATATCCGACTTCATTACCAGTTCCAATTGGTGTAAGAGAAGGAAGTAAACCTGTTTTTCTAAATATTCACGATAAAATAGAGAAAAAAGGGCATGGGCCGCACGGTCTAATGGCTGGTACAACTGGATCAGGAAAAAGTGAAGTGATTCAGTCTATAATAGCAGCGTTAGCAGCAACCTATCACCCTCATGAGATGGCATTTATGCTTATCGATTATAAAGGTGGTGGAATGTCAAACACCTTTGCGGGATTACCGCATATTATTGCATCTATTACGAACTTAGAGGATCCAAACTTAATTGAGCGTGCCAGAATTTCATTAAAAGCAGAATTAGAACGAAGACAAAAATTATTCATTCAGGCTGGAAATGTTCAGCATCTAGATGAATATTACGAAACAAGCTGGCGTGAAAAAGAACCTTTACCACATTTATTTATTGTTATTGATGAGTTTGCTCAAATGAAAAAGGAACAACCTGAATTTATGGACGAGCTAATTAGTGTTGCTGCCATAGGAAGAACTTTAGGGGTTCACTTATTATTAGCAACTCAAAAACCTTCAGGGGTTGTAAATGACAAGATTTGGAGTAACTCACGTTTTCGAATTTGTTTGCGTGTACAAGATGACGCGGATAGTCGTGAAATGTTAAAAATTCCAGATGCATCAAAAATCAATGTACCAGGACGAGGGTATCTCCAAGTTGGTAGCAATGAAGTATTGGAATTATTCCAATCTGCATGGAGCGGAGCACCTTATAATCCAGATGAAGAGAAAGTGCTTGATATTGTTGATTTTACAGAAGTGAAGCTTTCCGGTGAAAGAATAAAAGTGAAAAAGCGCCCCAAACCAATGACAAATAGTCCAAAACAATTACAAGCTTTTATTCAATATGTACAAAGCGTATCAGAAAAAGAAAATATTAAAGCATTACCAGGACCATGGCTGGATCCATTACCAGAAAAATTATTGTTAAAAGAATTTTATGCTATGGAAAATTGGACAATTGCTGATTGGAATAAACCGAAAGAATATTTACAAGTAACAGTAGGATTAATTGATGATGTTGCAAATCAAGCGCAATATCCCCTGAAGTTAGATTTACAAGAAGGGCATTTAAATATTTATGGTATGCCAGGTACAGGGAAAACGACGATGTTACAAACGATTATTATGTCCTTAGCTGTATCTCACACACCAGAAGAAGTGAATTTCTATGTTATTGATTTTGGTCGAATGTTCTTAGATTTTAGAGATTTACCTCATATAGGCGGGATTATACAAGAGGGCGAAAATGAGAAAATGAAACGTCTATTCGGATTTTTAAAGCAGGAAATCACGAATAGAAAAGAGAGTTTTTCTAATATTGGTGCAAAGTCATTCTCTATGTATAACCGAATGGTAGAAAAGAAAGTACCAGCTATAGTAGTAATGGTAGATGGTTATATGAGATTCAAAAATGAATTCGAGAAAGAAAATGAAGTACTAGAATTGTTATTGCGTGAATCAAGTACATACGGAGTATATTTCTATTTCTCTCTGAATCAAACAATTGATATGTTCGATCGTGTTCGTAATAATATACCGATGGCACTTACATTCGAATTGCAAGATGGAACAGAATATCATAACTTAGTTGGCAGACCTAAATTCCCGTTAATTGAAGTTCCTGTTGGCCGTGGATTAATGAAAGGGCAACCACCGGAATTATTCCAAGCAGCATTGCCGTTTATTGGGGAAAGTGAACTTGAGTACTCTCAACAATTAAAAACAATTATTCAAAAAATGAATGGAGAATGGAATGGTGAAAAAGCAAAAACTATTCCAATGGTGCCTAAAGAAATATTTGTAGAGCATATGGTTGGGAAATTAGAAACAGCTCAAATTTCAGCAGGTATAGAAACAGAGGATATTCGTTTACAAAGCTTTTCTTTAGATGAAATGAGTCATATATTTATTGGAGGAAGAATAGAAGGTGGAAAAACATCGCTATTACAAACACTTCTGTTCACTACTACATACCAATACTCGCCAGAAAAGGTTGAGTTATACTTAGTAGACCTTGGTGAAAGACCTACAGGTATATTAGCTCTTGGAGATTTACCTCATGTGAAGAAGAAAGTTACAGATGCTATACAATTAAAAGAAATGTTAGATGAATTGTTAGAGTTAATAAATAATAGAGAAGCAGTAATGCCTACTTTAGATCCAAACGTAACGGTGGAGTTTCCATACAAGAGAATAATCATTGCAATTGATGATATTGATCAAATGTTAACTGTATTATCTACTGATTATGAGGCGAAAAATAAAATAGAACTAATAGTCCAAAACTGTAAAAATAAAGGGGTTCACTTTATGACTGCAGCTACTACGTCTAGCCTAAATAGTTATTCTCATGAAAAATGGTTTGCAGAAATTAGAAAGAGAAGTATTGGATATTTACTGGGAACGACACAAAATAACGATGTGTATTTCTTTAATATGAAACTGCCACATACTGAAATGGATCAAGAATTATTAAGTGGAGATGGATATTGCATACGTAGAAAGCCAATAAAAATAAAATGTGCATATACACCATTACATTTACTTCGCACGATGATAGATAAAATTAGTGTAAAATGGACTGAATTAAAAGTGAAATAA
- a CDS encoding WXG100 family type VII secretion target, translating to MAEIKITPEELERIAGNFKNAAGEAQSQINRLEGDINSLEGQWAGATQAKFRGEFIQSKQAMQQYIPILEGISTDLKRIADKFRNTDNAY from the coding sequence ATGGCAGAAATTAAAATCACACCAGAAGAACTTGAAAGAATCGCAGGAAACTTTAAAAACGCAGCAGGAGAAGCACAAAGTCAAATTAATAGACTTGAAGGCGATATTAATAGTTTAGAAGGACAATGGGCTGGGGCAACACAAGCGAAGTTCCGTGGAGAATTTATCCAATCTAAACAAGCAATGCAGCAATATATTCCAATTTTAGAGGGGATTTCAACAGATTTAAAACGCATTGCTGATAAATTCCGTAACACAGATAACGCATACTAA
- a CDS encoding SseB family protein yields MNLLEICPLDEALVEALQNEEKRVRFYEILQKSNLYVVASVEGDTTVDEEGNLISTENTQLQIHYFEMEEGLMLPLYSDLKHLEMVIPEECPYVSMNAVELLKTIDLEANVILNPGTKFQKLFVKEEIEAICDNSIFDVFSKGDK; encoded by the coding sequence ATGAATTTACTAGAAATTTGTCCATTAGATGAGGCGTTAGTGGAAGCTTTACAGAATGAAGAAAAAAGAGTTCGTTTTTATGAGATATTACAGAAATCAAATTTGTACGTTGTTGCTTCGGTAGAGGGAGATACAACTGTAGATGAAGAAGGGAATTTGATTTCAACTGAAAATACACAATTGCAAATTCATTATTTTGAAATGGAAGAAGGATTAATGTTACCACTATATTCTGATTTGAAGCATTTAGAAATGGTTATTCCAGAAGAATGTCCGTATGTCTCTATGAATGCAGTTGAATTATTAAAGACAATAGATTTAGAGGCAAATGTAATATTAAATCCAGGAACAAAATTTCAAAAATTATTTGTAAAGGAAGAAATTGAAGCGATTTGTGATAATAGTATTTTTGATGTTTTTTCTAAAGGGGATAAGTAA
- a CDS encoding WXG100 family type VII secretion target, whose product MEIKVKPEQLEQIAKNISEMQTHSQNIQQNLNQSMFSIQMQWQGATSQHFYGEYMRSMRLMESYIRNLQVTEKELRRIAQKFRQADEEYQKKQNEKLKEAHKKEKKNEKSWWEKGIEGAAEFIGVNDAIRAVTGKDPITGKELSTKERLIAAGWTLLNFVPVGKVASLAGKGIKYVASSFGKTIVKAGKKLGEGVTMVAGKAGKAAVDGIKTASHKVKEGVNFVASTAKGFADKIGSLWNKGATTVKTTFLQGNEKIQHAVKTLMEYKWIPGEGKGFAMAGVGNVSGGGQYSLKEAYQYVESKVVKGTGKVYPTRQIDSVTEAHIIDRVKELRGNLSSKYKKSGNFAVAEVDVSGISKSEFYAQSSINELKGSLEHKVPDISLQPENPMFKATEAVGKNGFNYLRNTDTEYKILNDIASRLGDNTQASGRIKLFTELDTCDSCNKVIAEFAAKYKNIELEVVHNNGNRIIP is encoded by the coding sequence TTGGAAATTAAGGTCAAACCTGAACAACTCGAACAAATTGCCAAAAACATATCAGAGATGCAAACACACAGCCAGAACATACAACAAAATCTCAATCAATCTATGTTTAGTATTCAAATGCAATGGCAAGGAGCAACGAGTCAGCATTTTTATGGGGAATATATGAGATCAATGAGACTCATGGAATCTTACATACGTAACTTACAAGTTACAGAAAAAGAATTACGGCGTATCGCTCAAAAGTTTCGTCAAGCTGATGAAGAATATCAAAAGAAACAAAATGAAAAATTGAAAGAAGCCCATAAAAAAGAAAAGAAAAATGAAAAATCATGGTGGGAAAAGGGAATAGAAGGAGCAGCTGAATTCATCGGAGTAAATGATGCAATTCGTGCAGTTACCGGTAAAGACCCTATTACAGGAAAAGAATTATCAACAAAAGAAAGACTCATCGCCGCAGGTTGGACACTCCTAAACTTTGTTCCTGTTGGAAAAGTGGCAAGTCTTGCTGGAAAAGGAATAAAGTATGTCGCTTCTAGCTTTGGGAAGACGATTGTAAAAGCAGGAAAAAAACTAGGCGAAGGCGTAACAATGGTAGCTGGAAAAGCTGGCAAAGCAGCTGTTGATGGCATAAAAACAGCCAGCCACAAAGTAAAAGAGGGTGTAAACTTTGTAGCCTCCACAGCAAAAGGATTTGCCGACAAAATCGGAAGCCTATGGAACAAAGGTGCCACAACCGTAAAAACAACCTTCTTGCAAGGGAATGAAAAGATCCAGCACGCAGTAAAAACATTAATGGAGTACAAATGGATCCCAGGCGAGGGAAAAGGCTTCGCCATGGCTGGAGTAGGAAATGTCTCAGGAGGAGGACAGTATTCTCTGAAAGAGGCTTATCAGTATGTGGAGAGTAAGGTTGTTAAGGGTACGGGTAAAGTATATCCAACTAGACAAATAGATTCAGTAACAGAAGCGCATATAATTGATAGAGTGAAGGAACTAAGAGGAAATTTATCGAGTAAATATAAGAAATCTGGTAATTTTGCTGTTGCCGAAGTGGATGTCAGTGGGATAAGCAAATCGGAATTTTATGCTCAAAGTAGCATAAATGAACTTAAGGGAAGTCTTGAGCATAAGGTGCCTGATATTTCTTTACAACCTGAAAATCCAATGTTTAAGGCTACAGAAGCAGTTGGTAAAAATGGATTTAATTATTTAAGGAATACAGATACTGAGTATAAAATACTAAATGATATAGCTTCTAGGCTTGGGGATAATACACAAGCTAGTGGTAGAATTAAGTTATTTACAGAATTGGATACTTGCGACAGTTGTAATAAAGTTATAGCAGAGTTTGCAGCTAAATATAAAAATATTGAATTAGAAGTCGTACACAACAATGGTAATAGAATTATTCCTTAA
- a CDS encoding Imm3 family immunity protein: protein MKDWEYNELFEAIQETYKELLDEDRGYKYAIAKLSDEFDNLGKIEDVIVDTAIGEIAIGHDKVFIGLIEGITRRLSKFNPQEAGDELTLEEIKDLSRRINKVIEGLKNVEVDYNPSAE from the coding sequence ATGAAAGATTGGGAGTATAATGAATTATTTGAAGCAATTCAGGAGACATATAAAGAGTTGTTAGATGAAGACAGGGGATATAAGTATGCTATAGCAAAACTATCAGATGAGTTTGATAACTTAGGTAAGATAGAAGATGTTATTGTTGATACTGCTATTGGTGAGATTGCAATTGGACATGATAAAGTTTTTATTGGGCTTATTGAAGGTATAACAAGGAGATTAAGCAAGTTTAATCCACAAGAAGCAGGAGATGAATTAACATTAGAAGAAATAAAAGACTTATCGAGAAGAATAAATAAAGTAATAGAAGGACTAAAAAATGTAGAGGTTGATTATAATCCTTCAGCAGAATAA
- a CDS encoding recombinase family protein, with protein MEEKVVGYVRVSTEGQVREGYSLTYQVEEIERHCIENKLQLLHIYEDKGISGATVDEDGLTVEREGLQELLSDMTCHQVSKVIVLNTSRLWRSDMAKVLIQRELKKHAVDVKAIEQPNYSIYTHDPNDFLVNGMLELLDQYQRLEIVLKLSRGRKKKAEQGGYAGGGVMFGYRVKKGQKVLEVDTNKAIVVRRLFELRHFCKHWSLTQLAERLNREGYCTEKGKRFTKVQVKRMLDRENFYRGVYTYGQIQTNGKHPAII; from the coding sequence ATGGAAGAAAAAGTAGTTGGTTATGTACGAGTTTCAACAGAAGGACAAGTACGTGAAGGGTATAGCCTAACGTATCAAGTAGAAGAAATTGAACGGCACTGCATTGAAAATAAACTACAGCTGCTTCACATATACGAAGATAAAGGAATTAGCGGAGCGACAGTAGATGAAGATGGATTAACAGTTGAACGTGAAGGCTTACAAGAATTACTGTCAGATATGACGTGTCATCAAGTAAGCAAAGTTATTGTACTAAATACATCTCGGTTATGGCGCTCTGATATGGCAAAAGTGTTAATACAACGAGAGCTAAAGAAACATGCAGTTGATGTGAAAGCAATTGAACAACCGAATTATAGTATATACACACATGACCCAAATGATTTTTTAGTAAATGGTATGTTAGAGCTATTAGACCAATACCAACGTCTTGAGATTGTATTAAAGCTAAGTCGAGGTAGAAAGAAAAAAGCGGAACAAGGTGGATATGCTGGGGGCGGTGTGATGTTTGGTTATAGAGTAAAGAAAGGACAAAAAGTGTTAGAAGTGGATACTAATAAAGCAATCGTTGTACGTAGACTATTTGAGCTACGACACTTTTGTAAGCATTGGTCACTTACTCAATTGGCAGAAAGACTGAATAGGGAAGGCTATTGTACAGAGAAAGGGAAGCGGTTTACGAAAGTACAAGTGAAACGCATGTTAGACCGAGAGAACTTTTATCGAGGGGTATATACATACGGGCAAATACAAACAAATGGGAAACATCCAGCAATTATATAA